Proteins encoded in a region of the Clostridium beijerinckii genome:
- a CDS encoding DUF2971 domain-containing protein, with translation MKSKKIKTYREKWMEEYEKRIIDHNVSYESIKKYISEYMPKKLYRYRKFDEYLENNLAGEIYFSDPSEFNDPFDSAIEIDYIAYALNYFTNINRRELENLLEKEPQLKKILDNHYNETYRSFKNNIRIACFTTSQKNTLMWSHYAENHSGYCIEYDTKNPLFRDMVLPVIYRGERYDCTPCLTTLSRNISINAIFFKDEVWNYEHEWRAFGTADYFKEHKNPVQFINAISAIYIGAISKQKKFKDVERLQKIAKENGIPVYEMKMLKNEYKLTFDK, from the coding sequence ATGAAAAGTAAGAAGATAAAAACTTATAGGGAAAAATGGATGGAAGAGTATGAAAAAAGAATTATAGACCATAATGTGTCATATGAGAGTATAAAAAAATATATTAGTGAATATATGCCTAAAAAGCTATATAGATATAGGAAATTTGATGAATATTTAGAAAATAATTTGGCGGGGGAAATTTATTTTTCTGATCCTAGTGAGTTTAATGATCCCTTTGATTCTGCAATTGAAATTGATTATATAGCTTATGCGTTAAATTATTTCACAAATATTAATCGTAGAGAACTAGAAAATCTATTAGAAAAAGAACCTCAACTGAAAAAAATATTAGATAATCATTACAATGAAACATATAGAAGTTTCAAAAATAATATTAGAATAGCTTGCTTCACTACAAGTCAAAAGAATACACTAATGTGGAGTCATTATGCGGAAAATCATAGTGGTTATTGTATAGAGTATGATACAAAAAATCCCTTGTTTAGAGATATGGTTTTGCCAGTAATATATAGAGGTGAAAGGTATGATTGCACACCGTGTTTGACTACACTATCTCGAAATATTTCAATAAATGCAATATTTTTTAAAGATGAAGTATGGAATTATGAGCATGAATGGAGAGCATTTGGGACTGCTGACTATTTTAAAGAGCATAAGAATCCGGTGCAATTTATAAATGCAATATCTGCGATTTATATTGGGGCAATCAGTAAGCAAAAGAAGTTTAAAGATGTAGAGCGATTGCAAAAGATTGCAAAGGAAAATGGGATTCCTGTATATGAAATGAAAATGTTAAAGAATGAATACAAGTTAACTTTTGATAAATGA